Within Coffea arabica cultivar ET-39 chromosome 4e, Coffea Arabica ET-39 HiFi, whole genome shotgun sequence, the genomic segment TCAAGAACTCTTTAGACCAACTAAATACTTTGACCAAACACGTCTTGaccaaatttccaaatttactaGTCTTTTCTCTTCTTGCAAGACCGagtactttcttttcttcttgttggagctgagagagagagagagagagaattgagaGCAAGAAAATTTCTTTCATCCTCTTCTTCCTATCATCAGTTGAGAACCAAGGCTGATTCAACATAAAAGTCCACAAAAGTTCTAGGAGCCCTTCTCTTTCCTTCTTCCAGCCGTGAGTGTAGAGAAAAGAGAGTTTTTGTGGAAGAAACCTTGTGCAATGACTGATCTTTTGCTGGAAAAAATTCTGTTATGGCTGAGGAAGAAAGgcagaaatttccagctcaaaaAACCGTGGGAACTGAGAGGGAAGAAGGTGAAGCTATAAGTTTCATTCCAGCTTTCATTCTTGCAAGATCAGAGGTAAACTTACTAGccaaactttccatttttttcaagACACACCAAGATGATTGATATATATTAGTTCTAGCcacgaaaatgaaaatttagtgGGAAAGTAATGTCATTAGAAGTTGATTTGTatgctggaaattttcagaCTTGACCAAGGGGGACATGAGCTTAATTTACAGTCTCTTATTTTGACCTTTGAGGAGTTTTCATAGGAAGTTATGCTATAAGTGTTATATTTCTTGTTTAGTATGATATATAGCACGTTGTCTTTGATTTTGGTAGCAAATTGTTGGCTTAGATGTGAGAAAATTGGCAGCAACAAAGTTGAAATAACTCCTATGAAACTGATAGAGTGAAGCTGCAAGTTTGGTTCCTTTCTCCCAAGAAATCTTGCTGGAATTTATTTAAATGTATCGTATATATCTCCTATTTCTCTTTCTAGGACCTGCATGTATTGTATTGTTTACCTTCATGAGGAATAAGACTTGATTTGTGAAGAAATTTTGCTGAAAATTCTGTTAAGTTAATGAATGTGGACTGATCGATTGCATAAAGTTGGATATGCCAGTTTTTACTTTGAATTTGGAGTGAAGTTTTGCTAAGATTTCATGATTTATATCATGACAACAGTGTATATACAAGTTATGTTTATATGGTTGAATCATAGTTATATGTTCATTGATTTTGCTGAAAATTGTTTAAGAAAGTTGCTGGAAATTGTGTTATAGTCTAGGGTAGGATAGAGTTTTTCGTTTCTTTACGGTTTTCCTCCTCAAATCTTGGCTGCAAATTTCACATTGAGATTCAATATATTTCATAACACCATAGTCATCATATGCCTGCTGAGTTAGAGTAAAAGTAAAGCATTTTGATGGggaaaattttgtttcttcaAGCAACTAATGTGTTGGAATTTTCCAGCTTGGACTAAGAGAGAAAGATGATGAGATTTTTCAACTTTTTCATAACTTTTGGCTGTAAAACTGCAGGTGTGCTTTTAATCTCCCTTtctaatacaataatattgacATGTATGTGGGTTTTAAGGAGAAACTTGAGTTTTAAGGCTGTGATTTTTGTTGGAATTCCTCCAGCTTTGGTCGAGAGAGTAAACTGTGTAAGTGCAGCTCTTGTTTGCAAATTTTGGTTGAGACATGTCTTATTTCTGCTTGTATGATACCTATTGTATGTTCACCATTGAATCTAATGGAAACTTAATAACTTGGTTGGAGAGCAACTTGAAGAAACTGCTGAAAATCCACTTGATTGGCTGAGTGAGGAAGagaggaaaattttcagtttttacaCGACTTTTGGGGCCACAAAAGCTCTCTTTTCCCTACACTCATGGCTGGAAGAAGGAAAGAGGAAAGGCTCCCTCACTCACAGTTTAAGTTGAAGAAATAGGAAACTTTTGTGGAGTTTTATGGTTGAATCAGCCTTGATTCTCAACTGATGATAGGAAGAAGAGGATGCAGGAAATTTTCTTgctctcaactctctctctctctctctctctctcggctccaacaagaagaaaagaaagtgcTCGGTCTTGCAAGAAGAGAAAAGACTAGTAAATTTGGAGACTTGGTCAAGATGTGTTTggtcaaagtatttggttggtCTAAAGAGTTCTTGGTCAAGCTATGACCcgactctttctttctctttctcggCTCCAACAAGGAGAGAAGAAAGTGAAATTGGCTTGGTCttgcaagaagaagaaagactAGGAAATTTGGAGTCTTGGTCAAGATAGTTTTGGGAACCACTAggccaatggctcagtggcTACCAGGGAGGGACTTAAGTCACTCCTTGGGCTGTAGGTTGAGGGTTCAAACCTCACCTgcagcgaaaaaaatctaagggtTGTGCCATAACACTCCCTTGGTctagttgggtctgtataccCACTAGCCCCCACCACagcctccttaggctccccctccccctagattaggatagagtaggttatacaaatgtatcgttgctgaaaaaaaaaaaaaagtcaagataGTTTTGGGTCACAAGAGGTTTGGTCAAAGCTTTGTTTGATAAATTGACAATTGGCACAATTACAAATTATATATATCTAATTCTCAAAATATCTTTTGCCAAATATCGCTTTCACCCCAATATCTTAGTATCACAAAATATCTTTCTACACCCATATCCCTCTTTATTTCATGTCTCATCTCACTAGTTGGACTAATTAGTATATCTCCCCAAGAAAAACGAATCATATGCAATAAATTGGAACGGACAATAAAGTACAATAATTCTTTATCATTTACCAAATTAAAGTATGTAATCCAAAGGGAAAAATATATGCAAATTTTGTGATATGGGTGTAGAAGGATACTCACgaaatttgtatattttttttccctttgaattacatgcttttatttggtaaataataaataattgtTGTATTTTATTGTCCGTTTCAATTTATTgcatattatttatttttcttgcaagAACTCTTTAGaccaaccaaatactttgatcAAACACATCTTGACCAAGTCTCCAAATTTACTagtcttttctctttttgcaAGACCGAgcactttcttttcttcttattggagagagagagagagagagagagagagagagaattgagaGCAAGAAAATTTCCTTCATCCTCTTCTTCTTATCATCAGTTGAAAACCAAGGCTGATTCAATCATAAAACTCCACAAAAATTCCCTATTTCTTCAAGTTTAAACCGTGAGTGAGGGAGTCCTTCCTCTTTCCTTCTTCCAGCCGTGAGTGTAGGGAAAAGAGAGTTTTTGTGGAAGAAAACCTTGTGTAATGACTGATtttttgctgaaatttttttttcttatggcTAAGGAAGAAAGGCAGAAATTTCCAgctccaaaaaaagaaaaatgcaaatttcGTGTCCTCGTAAAACCTCATGGCTCATGCTAGCCATATGCGTGTTAAACTGAATTGTCAATACAGATGTACATGCTAAAACTGAAAACTAAGAAAGGTTTAAGCAAACTCAACACCAACATACACCGTACGCACGGTAATTTATGTAAGGTTAGTAAGCCCCAACTACAACAACTAGAAAAAGATCCGTGTGGTTCCATGCCATGCTCGTCTTCCGACACTGGTACTTGATAAAAAATGCAAGTAGCACTGGACAGTAAACCAGGCAACTCCATGGGCGGTTGCTTGCAAGCCTTCTTATGCGAGGTACTTCACCATGTAAGGACCTTCTAGCTCGTAGCCCAACTTTCTGTAGTAATGACGGGTCCCTACCCCTGAAATGACAGCTATCTTTTTTGACCTATGCTCTCTAAGAGCAATTCGTTCCGCTTCCTCCATTAGCAGTGTACCATAACCTTGATGTTGCAATTTATCAGCATCGCGCCCATGGACAGGAACTGCTGTTCCATAGACATGGAGTTCCCGAACAATAGAACATTTTCCTGTGAGTTCAGGGCAAGTGACGTTGCGCCCACATTTCCTCAGGCGCAATAGCCCAACAAGAATATCCTGCATTAATCAGCAAATTAAAGAGTCTGAAGGAAGCATAGGTTTCTTTATCCACAACCAAAAGGTAATTAAGATCATTATCAGGCATAGCATCACTGGGTAATGTAGCaactaaagggaaaaaaagaaattatttggATCCAAAGTAATTATAGATACACACCAACAGAACCCACCATAAAAAAAGGCAGTTAATGTTCAATGAGGTTTATATGCCcagcaaataaagaaaaatgaaagtaggGTGGAAGGATTAGTACACAGCATCTTTTGATCTGACAAAATGCATTGCCTAAGTATTTGCATCAATTTTCCTAGGTTTATAGATATCTACAAACAGACAAAAAAGTGGCTTGAAGACACTAGTGAGTTTTTATGCTTTAAAAATCTCTTGCAGTTGAAAATTTCCAAGATAACATGTACATAAGTTTCCGATTTTGTCATCAATAAAAAAAGCAGCTCTTAGAAACCCACTCTATGCGTTATCTGTTATGGCATCAGACATAGGACTTAAGAGTTTTTAATACCTTCATCAAGACTTAACTTCAAAGATGCAAAGTATGCTCTCGCATCATGAAGTGCTAGATAACATTCAGCTGAAAGTCAGCATATGCTTActataaaaaagaaataagaaatcTTTTGCACTGACCATTGAACTGTTTGTATAACACACTAACCATGTTTCAGCCCATCAGTAAAGCAGAGGAGAATATATGCCATGTTGACAAGTGGCACATTTGCAAAAATTGCTCTTTCCACCTTTTTCCCCCTTTCTTTTGAAGTTAGGATGCAAGGTGCAGGAAAAAGTTCAAATTACCTGGCGTGTATCCTCATATGAAAGGAAAGTTTCCCAGCCCTCATTTGCAGTATAATCACGACGAACAAGCTCAACTTCTTCCGGCTTTATTTTGTTGTGAATGTCCTGAAGTATAATCAGGAAGGGAAGGTGAATAATTAGTTTTGATACATTCTAATTCTAGGACAGGGCATGTTTCAAGCATTAATAATGAAATCCACTTACTTGGATTCCAGCTTCACGTGTTCGAACATCTCGACATTTCAAGCCCAAATCTTCCATCCGAGCCAATGCTAGCTCCCGCAGATTCCCTTTCTCAACCCCAGAAGTTACCAGAGGCATAGGGATATCACGCTGAACTCTATAGACACGTGTCCATGGGGGAACCATTGCCAAGATCCTAGCTACAATGTCAACAAGCTGCTCAGGTGGATAATTCCTATACCTGCAAGTAGTGTAACCCTTCAAAAGGCAGTTTTAAACCAAAGATATCATAAAACCGTAGAGCTTGAATACCCGTGCTTAGAATACTGCTCATACTGTAAGCAAgagattttccttttccttttccttcttcatattgctTTCACATAAACAGTTTGCTTGGAATGAAGATGAAACTTCGGACACTGGCACTCTTAATACAAAAAGGAAATTCTCAACAGTTCAAAAGCATGGTAGAAAGGAGAAGACGACGAAATAGTCAACTTGTACACTAGTGCTGACCAAGTTGTACTGGTAGAAAAAGTAATGATTGGAATCTCAAGAAGGCAGGCTAAAGAGATATGTACTTTCAAGTAACCGTGATCATGTACCTGCCAGTTTTCCAGAGTTCATAAAGTCCAGTACCACGAATAACAAGTGTAGGGTATATTTTGAGACCATCAGCCCTAAACAATGGGCTCTCAAAAAACTCCTTAAAACTCTCCATGTCTCTTTCAACCCCAACATTTGGGAGATCAGGCATCATATGAGCAACTACCTAAAATAAAAGATGAAGTGATTCAACAACAAAGTCAAATCACAAAACACAGAAAGGATAGGAAGAATCATGACACAATGCCCCACCAAAACTGAAATCATAGAAGCACAAATCAATATAAAAGGCCATGCAACTGTGCTACACAAAACAAACTTAACTTCCTCTTAGGATCAGAAGAACTAGAATTCAGAAAGAGATGTAGTTGCTCCTTTTTATTCTTTACTTCTAACTTTGTATTTATATCCTGCATGTCTTCCCACACATGCTGGCTCCTGGCTCCCCAAATCCTTCAAATTGACAGAGACTGCAGATCAAAATCGTGCACATTCTTTCCCAGCTTTTGGATTTTCCATTGAAGAAGAATGTGATTTGGAGACATATTCTTTTGCACTAACCATTTGCCATCTTGGCTGCTCTGCTTTTTATATCATAAACTAACTTTCTCCTTTCAAAATCGATATCTTACTACAGATTTTGGTCCCTTTCCTCAATGAAAGGtttcaattacaaaattcattcttcCCAAGTACTTTAGACAAGCCATTCAAGTATTGGTGACTACCATAACCAATAACTCAAAACAGGAAGAAATAAAAACAGGATTTCCTACAAGAAAATTGTatgatacacacacacacacactctctctctctctcaaatttAATAGACAATAACAGTTAAAATCATGAGAATAGACAAACGAGAACCTTAAATCCAGCATCCTTTGCTAGGGAAAAACAATCAGCAACAGCTGCTACTGTGTGACCTCTATTTGTATCACGTGCTACATCTTCATATGTGCTCTGAACTCCAATCTCCAACCGCGTGCAGCCATATGAAAGCATTTGCCTAAGATGAGGCCCAAGGCAATAGTCCGGCCGCCTGGTTGGTTGTAAAGAGAATCATTAGTCACACAGAACATGATCTCACAGCCACAAAATTGCTTTTATTGGATCATAAGTTGTCTCAACCCAATTCTTGCAGACAATCCACAAAAAAATGCTTTAGAAATAATAAACATAGGTTATACTCAGTTTAAATGCTAAACAAAAAAACACAAAGTATCTCAGGATGTCCACAAAAAGTTAAAACATCTATGACATTATCACTTACGTTTCGATAGTCATTCCAATGCATTTTACAGCACTGTGTTCAGAATAAGCAACTGCTTCTTCAACATTTGCAGAAGTATGTCCTGATAGAGCATCATGAAGATTCCGGATAAAATAATCACGGTAATCAGATGGCAAGGACATAAAAGTTCCTCCCATCAAGATAAACTCAACCTGCAtatgagagaaagagagaaagacaTCAGAAAGCAGTAATTACAAACTCCGTACAGAGGGAAGGGAGGAAAAACTGAAAAGAAAGCTGGACAGATGACGCCATACCTTATCAACACTATGACCTAACCTCTTCAGTTGATCTATCCTACTTCTAGCTTGCACATAGGGGTTATACCTGAAAATAACATGAGAACAGCAATCAAAACATTATACACTATGAGAATTCCTTATCTCT encodes:
- the LOC113739831 gene encoding elongator complex protein 3, which produces MATAAVAGPRKVPRPGRGGVISHNLTEEEARVKAIAEIVSNMVDLSRKGENVDLNALKSAACRKYGLSRAPKLVEMIAALPESERESLLPKLRAKPVRTASGIAVVAVMSKPHRCPHIATTGNICVYCPGGPDSDFEYSTQSYTGYEPTSMRAIRARYNPYVQARSRIDQLKRLGHSVDKVEFILMGGTFMSLPSDYRDYFIRNLHDALSGHTSANVEEAVAYSEHSAVKCIGMTIETRPDYCLGPHLRQMLSYGCTRLEIGVQSTYEDVARDTNRGHTVAAVADCFSLAKDAGFKVVAHMMPDLPNVGVERDMESFKEFFESPLFRADGLKIYPTLVIRGTGLYELWKTGRYRNYPPEQLVDIVARILAMVPPWTRVYRVQRDIPMPLVTSGVEKGNLRELALARMEDLGLKCRDVRTREAGIQDIHNKIKPEEVELVRRDYTANEGWETFLSYEDTRQDILVGLLRLRKCGRNVTCPELTGKCSIVRELHVYGTAVPVHGRDADKLQHQGYGTLLMEEAERIALREHRSKKIAVISGVGTRHYYRKLGYELEGPYMVKYLA